The following are from one region of the Noviherbaspirillum sedimenti genome:
- a CDS encoding diacylglycerol kinase — MSDHEPSFSEFKSKSGLKRIFSAFSYSIAGFKAAWKHEHAFRQELMLAIPGTVIALLLPVSAIEKLLLIAVLVLVLIIELMNSSIEAIVDRVSLERHPLSKNAKDLGSAAVFLAMSLAFASWVVILLPLFWRN; from the coding sequence ATGTCCGATCACGAACCATCGTTTAGCGAATTCAAGAGTAAAAGCGGCCTGAAGCGGATTTTTTCGGCATTCTCCTATTCCATCGCTGGCTTCAAAGCAGCCTGGAAGCATGAGCATGCCTTTCGCCAGGAGTTGATGCTGGCCATTCCCGGCACCGTCATTGCCCTGTTGCTGCCGGTTTCCGCAATTGAAAAACTGTTGCTGATTGCCGTGCTGGTGCTGGTCTTGATCATCGAATTGATGAATTCCTCGATCGAGGCGATCGTCGACCGCGTCTCGCTGGAGCGCCATCCCTTGTCGAAAAACGCCAAGGATCTGGGTAGTGCGGCGGTGTTCCTGGCAATGTCGCTGGCCTTTGCCAGCTGGGTGGTAATCCTGTTGCCGCTGTTCTGGCGCAACTGA
- the pbpG gene encoding D-alanyl-D-alanine endopeptidase: MGKPALGILFLLIFICATLPEAGAKNTASGASRPTPKKTLIKKSAASKAVAGKRKVAPGKTSRKRATVVAHSGGDKIVKHVSVVNGKRSVTYQQVKTRPVMPAVAAVRTAGDLAGLNQTTDPLDLASNVALVLDQSSSEVLFEKNPDVSLPIASITKLMTGLIVVESQQNKDEILEITADDIDREKNSGSRLAVGTRLSRASLLNLALMSSENRAASALGRNYPGGLPAFVAAMNAKARALGMRDTHYVDSSGLSSRNVASARDLVKLVAEVQKFPILGQYSTSLESVVDAGGRALQYRNTNQLVRNSSWEIGLQKTGYIAEAGRCLVMQTVIEGRSIVMVFLDSKGKLSRLADAGRIRKWIENIKPHSISTTALAGGQG, translated from the coding sequence ATGGGCAAGCCTGCGCTAGGGATACTGTTTTTATTGATCTTCATTTGTGCGACGCTTCCTGAGGCCGGGGCGAAGAACACTGCGTCTGGCGCCTCCCGGCCGACGCCCAAAAAGACCCTGATCAAGAAATCCGCCGCGTCAAAAGCCGTCGCCGGCAAGCGCAAGGTCGCGCCCGGCAAAACGTCGCGCAAGCGCGCCACGGTCGTGGCGCACAGCGGCGGGGATAAAATCGTCAAGCACGTCAGCGTGGTGAATGGCAAGCGCAGTGTGACATATCAACAAGTCAAGACCCGCCCTGTCATGCCGGCGGTGGCGGCAGTGCGAACGGCTGGCGACCTGGCCGGCCTGAACCAGACGACCGATCCGCTGGATCTGGCGTCGAATGTGGCGCTGGTGCTGGATCAGTCCAGTTCCGAAGTCCTGTTTGAAAAAAATCCCGATGTCTCGCTGCCGATCGCATCCATTACCAAGCTGATGACTGGCTTGATCGTGGTCGAGTCGCAGCAAAACAAGGATGAAATCCTCGAAATTACCGCCGACGACATCGACCGCGAGAAAAACAGTGGATCACGGCTGGCAGTCGGTACTCGGCTGTCGCGCGCCAGTCTGCTGAACCTGGCGCTGATGAGCTCGGAAAACCGCGCGGCATCGGCACTGGGACGCAATTATCCAGGCGGCTTGCCAGCATTCGTGGCGGCCATGAATGCCAAGGCGCGGGCGCTGGGCATGCGCGATACGCATTATGTCGATTCCAGTGGCTTGTCCAGCCGAAATGTCGCCAGTGCGCGCGACCTGGTCAAGCTGGTGGCGGAGGTGCAGAAGTTCCCGATCCTCGGGCAATACTCGACCTCGCTTGAATCGGTGGTGGATGCCGGCGGCAGGGCCCTGCAATACCGCAATACCAATCAGCTGGTGCGTAACAGCTCTTGGGAGATCGGCTTGCAAAAGACAGGGTATATCGCGGAAGCAGGCCGTTGCCTAGTGATGCAGACGGTAATCGAGGGACGCTCGATCGTGATGGTGTTCCTCGATTCCAAGGGCAAGCTATCGCGCCTGGCCGATGCCGGCCGGATCCGCAAGTGGATCGAGAATATCAAGCCGCATTCCATTTCCACTACGGCGCTTGCCGGCGGCCAGGGCTGA
- a CDS encoding IclR family transcriptional regulator, which translates to MKNDSTTDLEKTSIQVIERMVSLLDALAERPDPISLKELAAATGLHPSTAHRILNDLVMKRFVDRSEPGTYRLGMRLLELGNMVKSRINVREAALDFMRSLHRKTNQTINLSVRQGDEIVYIDRSFSERSGMQVVRAIGGRAPLHLTSTGKLFLSLDDSKAVRAYATRTGLAGHNKNSITDLAKLERELNQVRTLGYARDNEELELGVRCMAAGVRDDSGRLIAGLSISAPADRLQEEWLEDLISTATQISAVLGYVPPAGMPA; encoded by the coding sequence ATGAAAAACGATTCCACGACCGACTTGGAAAAAACCTCGATCCAGGTGATCGAACGCATGGTGTCGCTGCTTGACGCGCTGGCCGAGCGGCCCGATCCGATCAGCCTGAAAGAACTGGCCGCTGCCACCGGCCTGCACCCCTCCACGGCGCACCGCATTCTCAACGACCTGGTCATGAAGCGTTTTGTCGACCGCTCCGAACCCGGCACGTATCGTCTCGGCATGCGTTTGCTGGAGCTTGGCAATATGGTCAAGAGCCGCATCAACGTGCGTGAAGCGGCGCTCGATTTCATGCGCAGCCTGCATCGCAAGACCAATCAAACCATCAACCTGTCGGTACGCCAGGGCGATGAAATCGTCTATATCGACCGCTCCTTTTCCGAACGCTCCGGCATGCAAGTGGTGCGCGCCATCGGTGGCCGCGCGCCACTGCACCTGACATCGACCGGCAAGCTGTTCCTGTCGCTGGACGACTCGAAAGCCGTGCGCGCCTACGCCACCCGCACCGGCCTTGCCGGCCACAACAAGAATTCGATTACCGACCTGGCCAAGCTGGAACGCGAATTGAACCAGGTGCGCACGCTCGGCTATGCGCGTGACAATGAAGAACTGGAACTCGGGGTGCGCTGCATGGCAGCCGGCGTTCGCGACGATTCTGGCCGCCTGATCGCCGGACTGTCGATTTCGGCACCGGCCGACCGCTTGCAGGAAGAGTGGCTCGAAGACCTGATCAGCACTGCGACGCAGATTTCGGCGGTGCTGGGCTATGTGCCGCCAGCCGGGATGCCGGCCTAA